Proteins encoded by one window of Candidatus Zixiibacteriota bacterium:
- the holA gene encoding DNA polymerase III subunit delta yields the protein MSKLKFEDLYSRIDKGSVEPIYFLNGSEEYLKVEFLKLLRLKLFGDKKATANVEKISASAGSAPAIIDLTSDYSLFSGGRLVVVYDIQRISKAGQEMLLSYFPTIPDGNHLVLFGPASFDMRTKFYKYLTQNATWSSLSALSERSAPFWIKRRISKYGLKIEQPALEQLLRYVGNSYGLLANQIDKLVIAAGDKQTIDVADIDKHTAVAAEFEVFKLLELVDSRDRTRALQVLTRLMEKSDGIRSVLFWLSERFFQYYFISSNHRHLSDGEMAASLHMSPYILKRMMDLVQKVPSEHFEKSIRAITQAEVSLRFASLPSRLVLENLIISLTGRD from the coding sequence GTGAGTAAGCTGAAGTTCGAGGATCTATACTCCCGAATCGACAAAGGGAGCGTTGAGCCGATTTATTTCCTGAATGGGAGCGAGGAGTATCTCAAAGTCGAGTTCCTGAAGCTTCTGAGATTGAAGCTGTTCGGCGATAAGAAGGCGACTGCCAATGTGGAGAAGATTTCGGCATCGGCCGGTTCCGCACCCGCGATTATCGATCTAACGTCTGACTATTCGCTGTTCTCCGGCGGGCGGCTGGTGGTTGTGTATGATATTCAGCGAATATCCAAAGCTGGACAGGAGATGCTGCTCTCGTATTTCCCGACCATTCCCGACGGTAACCATCTGGTGTTGTTCGGACCGGCGTCTTTCGATATGCGGACGAAGTTTTACAAGTATCTCACGCAGAATGCGACCTGGTCATCACTTTCGGCCCTCAGTGAGCGATCCGCACCGTTTTGGATCAAGAGGCGGATAAGTAAGTATGGTCTAAAGATTGAACAGCCCGCACTCGAACAGCTGCTGCGATATGTCGGCAACTCATACGGACTGCTCGCGAACCAAATAGATAAGCTTGTCATTGCAGCGGGGGACAAACAGACAATCGATGTCGCTGATATCGATAAACATACTGCGGTGGCGGCCGAATTCGAGGTCTTTAAGCTTCTTGAACTCGTTGATTCTCGCGATAGGACCCGTGCGCTGCAAGTATTGACCCGGCTGATGGAGAAGTCCGACGGAATCCGGTCGGTGCTGTTCTGGCTGAGCGAGCGGTTTTTCCAGTACTATTTTATATCCTCAAACCACCGGCATTTGTCCGATGGAGAGATGGCCGCGAGTCTTCACATGTCGCCATATATCCTGAAGCGAATGATGGATTTGGTTCAGAAAGTGCCTTCCGAGCATTTCGAGAAGTCTATAAGAGCTATCACACAAGCCGAAGTCTCCCTGAGGTTTGCAAGCCTGCCGTCCAGGCTGGTTCTGGAGAATCTGATTATTTCTTTGACGGGTAGAGATTAA
- a CDS encoding sigma-70 family RNA polymerase sigma factor, with amino-acid sequence MKAKPKQDGQLDEELVLVRKAKRGDHDAFSRLVRLNQKRIYRLVYRFCRDHDTADELAQETFVKAYMSLDTFREEYRFSSWIGTIATNLAFNHLKRQKRQVSIVDYPIEEIIADPNPGADPSRSLTDREMMDRLEEEVEKLPPEYKTVFILRVNEELSYEEIAKRLGIEMGTVMSRLFRARSRLKKALEDYL; translated from the coding sequence ATGAAGGCGAAGCCGAAGCAGGACGGCCAGCTCGATGAGGAGTTGGTCCTGGTCAGGAAAGCGAAACGGGGCGACCACGACGCTTTCTCACGGCTGGTTAGATTGAATCAGAAGAGAATCTACCGGCTGGTTTACAGGTTCTGCCGCGACCATGACACTGCTGACGAGCTTGCACAGGAGACTTTTGTGAAGGCGTATATGTCGCTCGACACATTTCGCGAGGAGTACCGGTTCTCCAGTTGGATCGGCACGATAGCCACGAATCTCGCGTTCAATCACCTGAAGAGACAGAAGCGGCAGGTTTCCATAGTGGATTATCCTATCGAGGAGATCATCGCCGATCCCAATCCGGGAGCTGATCCATCGCGGAGCCTGACTGATAGAGAAATGATGGACAGGCTTGAAGAAGAGGTCGAGAAGCTGCCGCCGGAATACAAAACTGTGTTTATTCTGAGAGTGAATGAAGAGCTGAGTTACGAAGAGATCGCGAAAAGGCTCGGAATAGAAATGGGAACCGTGATGTCGCGCTTGTTTCGAGCCCGTTCGAGGCTAAAGAAGGCTCTGGAGGATTATCTGTGA
- a CDS encoding VIT and VWA domain-containing protein translates to MNRNLAPKLLALTAMLLLCSRAFGIIIVDRPNPNDRFISLQQQHVDVSIVDGVSQTTISQTFHNNQGRQLEGTYLFPIPEGASVSNFSMLIGGVEVEGEILDKREAAQRYHEIVRRMQDPGLLEYVGKDLFQARVYPIPPHGDVKIKIFYQQVLPYDNGVVTYRFTSEDPKFYAAPIADYRLNVVIESQSKLKAVYSPTHSVDIDRPDEWNADVLLSQSNQTRTKDFLLYYSVSKEDVGLNLLTHYDRDENQGYFLGLIAPDLKQEEGAAAPKNVLFVLDVSGSMAGEKIEQAKQALRFCLNSLNENNRFGIVSYSDEITRLFPEMLEASRESVREAIAAVDQLKAEGGTNINMALLEAIGIGGDRSFADYIIFLTDGEPTVGETNPQHIAENIKIANKAGWKIFSFGVGYDVDAKLLDRLSSESNAVASYVRPGEDTEVKVSSFFAKIANPAMTDIKIVCDGNSLAQIYPRTLPDLFYGMQLVVAGKFESAGGATVRLEGFVEGKPKAYTYNVEFSPRPGADELVPRQWAVRRIGYLLDQVGQGSATTEIKDEIVRLSKKYGIVTPYTSFFVEDPALAHHQPGFPTIFNEEAVRLMAMPSSNSMLILDAESGNGGSKKSAIARSDVSKMMLGDVYEEFDGKAAHDSPSADAYLPTTELEAKVTSQVGSERLSRLASIGDRTFQMIGNTLVDSKYDGSQQIIKIKPFSDAYFMLLEMKPEIGKYLVTGDEIIVVVGDIAVKICEDGEETLSQEIRETIG, encoded by the coding sequence ATGAACCGGAACTTAGCTCCAAAACTGCTTGCTCTTACAGCGATGCTGCTTCTTTGCAGCAGGGCATTCGGCATCATCATTGTCGATCGGCCCAATCCAAACGACCGTTTCATATCGCTGCAGCAGCAACACGTTGATGTCTCCATTGTCGATGGTGTATCGCAGACGACCATTTCGCAGACATTTCACAACAATCAGGGACGTCAGCTCGAGGGCACGTATCTATTTCCGATCCCGGAGGGAGCATCGGTATCGAATTTCAGTATGCTGATTGGCGGAGTGGAAGTCGAAGGAGAAATCCTCGACAAGCGCGAGGCCGCTCAGCGTTATCACGAAATTGTGCGGCGCATGCAGGATCCGGGACTGCTTGAGTATGTCGGCAAGGATTTGTTTCAGGCACGTGTCTATCCGATTCCGCCGCATGGCGATGTCAAGATCAAGATCTTCTATCAGCAGGTGCTGCCATACGACAACGGTGTCGTGACATATAGATTCACTTCAGAAGATCCGAAGTTTTATGCGGCTCCTATCGCCGATTACCGCCTGAATGTGGTGATCGAATCGCAATCAAAGCTCAAGGCTGTCTATTCTCCGACGCATAGCGTAGACATCGACCGTCCCGATGAATGGAATGCGGATGTGCTTCTTTCGCAGTCGAATCAGACAAGAACGAAAGATTTCCTGCTCTACTATTCTGTTTCGAAAGAGGATGTCGGGCTGAATCTGCTGACTCATTATGACAGAGATGAGAATCAGGGTTACTTTCTCGGGCTGATCGCTCCCGATCTGAAGCAGGAGGAGGGTGCGGCTGCTCCGAAAAACGTGCTGTTTGTGCTGGACGTTTCCGGTTCGATGGCGGGCGAGAAGATCGAGCAGGCGAAGCAGGCGCTCAGGTTCTGTCTTAATTCACTGAATGAGAATAATAGATTTGGGATTGTCAGCTACTCTGATGAGATCACGCGGCTTTTCCCGGAGATGCTTGAGGCAAGCAGAGAAAGTGTGAGGGAAGCCATCGCGGCTGTCGATCAGCTCAAAGCTGAGGGGGGAACAAATATCAACATGGCGTTGCTGGAAGCGATTGGCATCGGTGGAGACAGATCATTTGCAGACTACATCATCTTCCTCACCGATGGCGAACCGACAGTTGGCGAAACCAATCCGCAGCACATTGCTGAGAATATCAAGATCGCAAACAAGGCAGGGTGGAAGATATTCTCGTTCGGCGTTGGATATGATGTCGACGCTAAGCTCCTCGACCGGCTGTCATCGGAGTCGAACGCTGTTGCGAGTTATGTGCGACCGGGCGAGGATACCGAAGTCAAGGTGTCGAGCTTCTTTGCTAAAATCGCCAATCCAGCCATGACCGATATCAAGATTGTATGTGACGGTAACAGCTTGGCTCAGATCTACCCACGGACGCTGCCCGATTTGTTCTATGGCATGCAGCTCGTGGTTGCCGGCAAATTCGAGTCAGCGGGCGGGGCGACTGTGAGGCTCGAAGGTTTCGTAGAGGGCAAGCCGAAAGCATACACATACAATGTCGAATTCTCGCCGAGACCTGGCGCTGACGAGCTTGTTCCGAGGCAGTGGGCAGTTCGACGAATCGGGTATCTTCTGGATCAGGTCGGACAGGGCTCTGCCACGACAGAAATCAAAGATGAGATTGTGAGACTGTCGAAGAAGTACGGGATCGTGACGCCGTACACGTCTTTCTTCGTCGAGGACCCGGCATTGGCGCACCATCAGCCCGGATTTCCGACAATATTCAATGAAGAGGCTGTAAGACTCATGGCCATGCCTAGCAGCAATTCTATGCTAATTCTGGACGCGGAGTCAGGAAATGGCGGCAGCAAGAAAAGCGCGATCGCCCGGTCGGATGTGTCTAAGATGATGCTTGGGGATGTTTATGAGGAATTCGACGGCAAGGCTGCGCATGATTCTCCTTCCGCAGACGCATACCTGCCGACTACCGAGCTTGAGGCAAAGGTGACATCGCAGGTCGGTTCGGAGAGACTTTCACGACTGGCATCAATAGGTGACCGAACATTTCAGATGATCGGCAACACTCTGGTTGACAGCAAGTATGATGGCTCGCAGCAGATTATCAAGATCAAGCCGTTCAGCGACGCCTATTTCATGCTTCTGGAGATGAAGCCGGAAATCGGGAAGTACCTGGTGACAGGAGACGAGATAATCGTGGTTGTAGGAGACATCGCGGTAAAGATATGCGAGGATGGCGAGGAGACGCTTAGCCAGGAGATTCGGGAGACAATCGGCTAG
- a CDS encoding protein-L-isoaspartate(D-aspartate) O-methyltransferase — MPFYSEKTDPYVELRKKMVKEQIESRGIADSIVLESMRKVPRHLFVPGRFVKRAYDDGPLPIGHDQTISQPYIVALMTELLDLEGDERVLEIGTGSGYQSAVLAEIVDSVYSIEIVCELAESATDLLAKLGYQNIKVVCGDGYRGDTTAAPFDAIIVTAAPDHIPEPLVEQLKFGGRMVLPVGDFYQELVVIEKTEDGIVKRRSIPVRFVPMTGEAEEK, encoded by the coding sequence ATGCCGTTCTATTCAGAAAAGACAGATCCGTATGTAGAACTGCGCAAGAAAATGGTGAAAGAGCAAATCGAATCGCGAGGCATCGCAGACAGCATTGTGCTGGAGTCGATGAGGAAGGTGCCGAGACACCTCTTCGTTCCCGGACGGTTTGTGAAGCGTGCGTATGATGACGGCCCACTGCCAATTGGCCACGATCAGACAATTAGCCAACCCTATATTGTGGCACTGATGACCGAACTCCTTGACCTGGAAGGTGACGAGCGGGTTCTTGAAATAGGGACAGGCTCCGGCTACCAGTCTGCGGTGCTGGCGGAAATCGTCGATTCGGTATATTCCATCGAAATCGTATGTGAGCTTGCGGAGTCAGCCACAGATTTGCTGGCCAAGCTCGGCTATCAGAATATCAAAGTCGTTTGCGGCGATGGCTATCGCGGGGATACAACGGCGGCACCATTCGATGCAATAATTGTCACAGCGGCGCCTGATCACATTCCGGAACCGCTGGTGGAGCAGTTGAAGTTTGGCGGACGCATGGTTCTTCCGGTTGGCGATTTCTATCAGGAACTGGTGGTTATCGAGAAGACCGAGGACGGCATAGTCAAGCGGCGATCGATACCCGTAAGGTTCGTGCCGATGACCGGCGAAGCCGAGGAAAAATAG
- a CDS encoding NfeD family protein, with protein sequence MTLSGFFFLCLLAGLIYAVISLIMSGGFGGADAAEVAADSSGIDAGDVGGEITFSPASPVVIATFITAFGAGGIVGIEGLKWSALQSTSLAVGSGLLIAGLVYGVLNAVYKRTQGSSEAKADDLIGMTAEVITPISKEGTGELAYVVRGARFTGAARSVDNEKIDKNSLVEIVRVVGSTMYVKPWSGDSSNQKG encoded by the coding sequence ATGACTCTATCCGGGTTCTTTTTTCTCTGCCTGCTGGCAGGTCTTATATACGCAGTAATCAGCTTAATAATGTCGGGTGGTTTTGGCGGCGCGGATGCTGCTGAAGTCGCAGCGGACAGCAGCGGTATCGACGCCGGTGATGTTGGCGGAGAGATCACATTCTCGCCGGCATCTCCAGTCGTGATTGCGACGTTTATTACCGCATTTGGCGCCGGTGGAATTGTTGGCATCGAAGGATTGAAATGGTCCGCTCTACAGTCGACATCGCTTGCTGTTGGTTCGGGGCTTCTGATAGCTGGACTCGTGTACGGTGTGCTGAATGCTGTATACAAGAGGACACAGGGATCATCTGAGGCGAAAGCGGATGATCTGATTGGCATGACCGCTGAAGTCATCACGCCGATATCCAAAGAAGGCACCGGTGAATTGGCATACGTCGTCCGGGGAGCAAGATTCACGGGTGCGGCGCGCTCAGTCGACAATGAGAAGATCGATAAGAATAGCCTGGTCGAGATCGTTCGTGTAGTCGGATCAACCATGTATGTTAAGCCGTGGTCCGGCGACTCATCGAATCAGAAGGGATAG
- a CDS encoding PspC domain-containing protein, giving the protein MKKLERSRQSNVIGGVCGGLGEYFNIDPIIFRITFVILAFAKGVGVIAYVICWIAIPRRAEGEIADVTPPRSEIIRYIPGLALILIGLAFLADDLFFWFSFSSLWPLILIVVGAVLIYGSMRKKKENNESECRQN; this is encoded by the coding sequence ATGAAGAAGCTTGAACGATCGCGCCAGAGCAATGTAATCGGAGGTGTTTGCGGAGGGCTCGGCGAATACTTCAACATAGATCCGATCATATTTCGGATAACTTTTGTCATTCTCGCTTTCGCCAAGGGTGTCGGTGTCATTGCCTACGTTATCTGCTGGATTGCGATCCCGCGTCGTGCTGAGGGAGAAATTGCGGATGTGACCCCACCGAGATCAGAAATCATCAGGTATATTCCGGGCTTGGCGCTGATTCTCATCGGTTTGGCATTCCTTGCAGATGATCTGTTCTTCTGGTTCAGTTTCTCGAGTCTCTGGCCGTTGATTCTGATAGTCGTAGGCGCGGTTTTGATCTACGGTTCCATGCGCAAGAAAAAGGAGAATAACGAAAGTGAATGCCGGCAAAATTAA
- a CDS encoding basic amino acid ABC transporter substrate-binding protein — MRNLLFVAAVVVLLVAIVPGCGNNDDISTAGRIERDGVMLVGTDATYIPFEYVSTETSKPEGFDIDLMNRLCVELGAKPEFIISPFDGIIAGLTTSKFDCIISAMTITDERAERVSFSMPYYAAGQTIAVRSDNETIKSIDDLKGKKVGVQMGTTGMYLAQGLTDVEVFPFDHIGAAFIDLENGQVDAVINDKPVTLIAIRERGTFRMVGETLTTESYGIAVRQTDTLLLGKINAALEKLEREGFLDELQAKWF, encoded by the coding sequence ATGAGAAATCTCTTGTTCGTTGCGGCTGTTGTTGTATTGCTTGTTGCGATAGTTCCTGGATGCGGCAATAATGACGATATCTCCACTGCCGGGAGAATTGAGCGCGATGGCGTGATGCTCGTCGGAACCGATGCGACGTATATTCCATTCGAGTATGTCAGCACCGAGACCAGCAAGCCCGAAGGTTTCGACATCGATCTCATGAACCGACTCTGTGTCGAACTTGGTGCAAAGCCTGAATTTATTATCTCGCCTTTCGATGGTATCATCGCAGGTCTGACCACAAGCAAATTCGATTGTATCATTTCAGCGATGACGATTACAGATGAGCGTGCAGAGCGGGTGTCGTTTTCGATGCCGTACTATGCCGCCGGGCAGACAATTGCTGTCAGAAGTGATAATGAGACCATCAAATCGATTGATGATCTGAAAGGCAAAAAAGTTGGCGTGCAGATGGGGACTACCGGTATGTATCTGGCGCAGGGACTAACCGATGTTGAGGTATTTCCGTTCGATCATATCGGCGCAGCATTCATCGACCTCGAAAATGGTCAGGTCGATGCTGTAATCAATGACAAGCCGGTGACTTTGATAGCCATCAGGGAGAGGGGAACATTTCGCATGGTCGGTGAGACGTTGACAACTGAATCTTACGGTATCGCCGTGCGTCAAACCGACACACTTCTGCTCGGGAAGATCAATGCTGCTCTCGAAAAGCTGGAGCGCGAAGGTTTCCTTGATGAATTACAGGCGAAGTGGTTTTGA
- a CDS encoding amino acid ABC transporter permease, with product MNDALAWIADQLALLADILIYLLPAVPVTIEVTFLSFALALAIGVIAGTIRVAKLRFFSSAARVYVDVIRGVPLLVLIFFIYFGLGGILNIGRMTAGVISLGVCYGAYIAEIFRAGILAIPKGQFEAALALGMTRQQTFRHVIIPQAFRIAIPPIANEFIACLKDSSLVSVIAMREITRAGREYFSRTFADFQVWLVVAILYLVLTITLAKVVSIMERKFKMRGYGVSS from the coding sequence ATGAATGACGCACTAGCCTGGATTGCAGATCAACTTGCGCTCCTCGCAGACATACTCATCTATCTCCTGCCGGCTGTTCCGGTCACGATTGAAGTCACGTTTCTGTCGTTTGCGCTCGCGCTTGCAATTGGAGTCATAGCAGGAACGATTCGCGTTGCAAAATTGAGATTTTTCTCATCTGCGGCGAGAGTGTATGTCGATGTAATACGCGGCGTGCCACTTCTCGTTCTCATCTTCTTCATCTATTTCGGCCTGGGAGGAATTCTAAATATTGGTAGAATGACCGCCGGGGTGATATCTCTCGGAGTCTGCTATGGGGCTTACATTGCAGAGATCTTCAGGGCGGGCATTCTTGCGATACCGAAAGGGCAGTTCGAGGCTGCTCTAGCGCTTGGAATGACGCGGCAACAGACATTCAGGCATGTTATTATCCCCCAAGCATTCCGAATCGCTATTCCTCCGATTGCGAATGAGTTCATAGCATGTCTCAAAGATAGTTCACTCGTGTCAGTGATTGCGATGCGAGAGATTACACGTGCGGGGAGAGAGTATTTTTCGCGAACATTCGCGGATTTCCAGGTCTGGCTTGTCGTCGCGATTCTCTATCTTGTCCTGACCATAACGCTCGCGAAAGTTGTATCGATTATGGAGCGCAAGTTCAAAATGCGTGGCTACGGAGTGTCATCTTGA
- a CDS encoding amino acid ABC transporter ATP-binding protein, translating into MIKCEEISRRFGSHVALDNVTFSVGRGEKIVVIGPSGAGKSTLFRCINALEEIDSGKIIIDDVTLDSTHRDIAKVRADVGFVFQHFHLFPHLTVLGNITLAQTVVRKKSQEESTETARILLNRFGLLDKEQSYPSELSGGQCQRAAICRAMALNPKILLFDEATSALDPEMMSEVVDVMNLLAREGITLMIVTHELGVAREVADRVIFMDDGRIEAIGTVEEILVSPENERVKTFLAKVLA; encoded by the coding sequence ATCATCAAATGCGAGGAGATTTCTCGCAGATTCGGAAGCCATGTGGCGCTCGATAATGTCACTTTCTCAGTGGGACGGGGCGAGAAGATCGTTGTGATAGGGCCATCGGGCGCGGGCAAGAGCACGCTGTTTCGATGCATAAATGCACTGGAAGAGATCGATTCGGGTAAAATCATCATTGACGATGTCACACTTGATTCAACTCACAGAGATATTGCGAAAGTCAGGGCCGATGTCGGTTTTGTTTTTCAGCATTTTCATCTCTTTCCTCACCTGACCGTGCTCGGGAATATCACGCTTGCACAGACGGTTGTCCGAAAGAAATCGCAGGAGGAGTCGACTGAAACAGCGCGAATCCTGCTGAACCGGTTCGGGTTGCTGGACAAAGAGCAGAGTTACCCGTCTGAACTGTCGGGAGGGCAGTGCCAGAGAGCAGCTATTTGCCGGGCGATGGCGCTGAATCCGAAAATCCTGCTCTTCGATGAAGCTACGTCGGCCCTTGATCCGGAAATGATGAGCGAGGTTGTCGATGTAATGAATTTGCTTGCGCGGGAAGGCATCACTCTTATGATTGTAACGCATGAGCTCGGGGTCGCGCGAGAGGTGGCCGACAGAGTGATATTCATGGATGATGGAAGGATTGAGGCTATCGGCACGGTGGAGGAGATTCTTGTCAGCCCGGAAAACGAACGAGTGAAGACATTTCTCGCAAAGGTACTTGCGTAG